The Prunus persica cultivar Lovell chromosome G7, Prunus_persica_NCBIv2, whole genome shotgun sequence genome has a segment encoding these proteins:
- the LOC18771125 gene encoding uncharacterized protein LOC18771125, giving the protein MSGAPRVRSINVADSESRPVLGPAGNKAGTFSARKPVSKPLRKAEKLAEKVASAEEKKTRQSSMLTTSPQLHSPSVPSVLRRHEQLLHSNFSLNASCSSDASTDSFHSRASTGRLTRSNSAGSRRKQYVSKPRSVVSDGGLDSPPDGSQSKKRCAWVTPNTDPCYAAFHDEEWGLPVHDDKKLFELLVLSGALAELSWPAILSKKHIFREVFADFDPVAISKLNEKKLIAPGSNASSLLSELKLRAIIENARQMTKVIEEFGSFDKYIWSFVNNKPIVSRFRYPRQVPAKTPKADVISKDLMRRGFRSVGPTVIYSFMQVAGITNDHLVSCFRFQECLNAAEGKEEYGIKDEAEKKTENGIESDLSVAMDELSFSSDL; this is encoded by the exons ATGTCAGGAGCTCCGAGAGTAAGGTCTATCAATGTGGCTGATTCAGAGTCAAGGCCAGTGCTTGGACCTGCTGGGAACAAGGCAGGGACGTTCAGTGCACGAAAACCAGTTTCAAAACCACTGAGAAAGGCTGAGAAATTGGCTGAGAAGGTTGCCTCAgctgaagagaagaaaactcGTCAATCTTCAATGCTAACTACCTCTCCTCAGCTGCATTCTCCCAGTGTTCCGTCAGTGCTTCGTCGGCACGAGCAGTTATTGCactcaaatttttcactaaatGCTTCATGTTCATCGGATGCCTCTACGGATTCGTTTCATAGTAGAGCATCTACTGGTAGGCTGACTAGGTCGAATAGTGCAGGCAGTAGGAGGAAGCAGTATGTTTCGAAGCCAAGAAGTGTTGTTTCTGATGGTGGATTGGACTCTCCTCCTGATGGTTCGCAGTCTAAGAAGAGGTGTGCTTGGGTGACGCCTAATACTG ATCCATGTTATGCTGCTTTTCATGATGAAGAATGGGGGCTTCCAGTACATGATGACAA GAAACTGTTTGAGCTTCTTGTCTTATCTGGTGCTTTGGCTGAACTTTCATGGCCGGCCATTCTAAGCAAAAAGCACATCTTTAG GGAAGTGTTTGCAGACTTTGATCCCGTTGCCATCTCAAAGTTGAATGAGAAGAAGCTAATAGCACCCGGAAGCAATGCAAGTTCCCTATTGTCGGAACTAAAGTTGCGTGCTATTATTGAGAATGCACGTCAAATGACCAAG GTCATAGAAGAGTTTGGATCATTTGACAAGTATATTTGGAGCTTTGTGAATAACAAGCCTATAGTTAGCAGATTCCGGTATCCTCGGCAGGTTCCGGCAAAAACTCCAAAAGCAGATGTGATAAGCAAAGACCTCATGAGAAGGGGATTTCGAAGTGTGGGGCCAACTGTTATTTATTCTTTCATGCAGGTCGCTGGAATTACTAATGACCATCTCGTTAGTTGCTTCAGATTTCAGGAGTGCCTAAACGCAGCGGAAGGGAAGGAAGAGTATGGAATCAAGGATGAGgctgaaaagaaaacagaaaatgggATAGAATCGGACTTATCTGTTGCCATGGATGAATTGAGTTTCTCCTCAGACTTGTAA
- the LOC18771814 gene encoding 26S proteasome non-ATPase regulatory subunit 9, protein MVGTNLKAESMGLMEKRSALEAEMNAVIESLTQPGGPGISGNLLDSEGFPRHDIDIPTVRAERRRLAELRNDHKEITEKLNENIQVLHSARLAPKSSSLRDSDAQSASVVDVVASASSTNVHSDSTNAMDVDVIVRVPFVLVDEIADASPAGEDGLQLGDQIVKFGNVEIGDNLLQRLASEAQTNQGHGIPVILVRQGAQVNLTVTPRTWEGRGLLGCHFRIL, encoded by the exons atggtgGGGACGAATCTGAAAGCGGAGTCGATGGGTCTGATGGAGAAGAGGAGTGCTCTAGAGGCGGAGATGAATGCCGTCATCGAGAGTCTTACGCAACCCGGTGGCCCTGGAATCTCCGGCAACCTCCTTGACTCCGAG GGTTTTCCCCGTCACGATATTGACATCCCAACCGTGCGAGCGGAAAGGCGTCGTCTTGCTG AATTGCGAAATGATCACAAAGAGATTACAGAGAAACTGAACGAAAATATACAAGTTCTGCACTCAGCAAGGCTTGCTCCTAAATCATCATCCCTCAGAGATTCAG ATGCCCAAAGCGCATCAGTTGTCGACGTTGTTGCTTCTGCATCCTCAACTAATGTTCATAGTGATTCTACCAATGCCATGGATGTGGACGTGATTGTGAGAGTACCCTTTGTGTTGGTTGATGAGATAGCTGATGCATCGCCAGCAGGAGAAGATGGTTTACAGCTTGGAGATCAGATTGTTAAATTCGGCAATGTGGAAATTGGTGATAATTTGCTGCAGAGACTTGCTTCTGAGGCGCAAACTAATCAGGGCCATGGGATACCTGTAATACTTGTAAGGCAAGGTGCTCAAGTCAACTTAACGGTGACACCTAGAACATGGGAAGGCAGGGGTCTGCTGGG TTGCCATTTCCGGATCCTGTGA